The stretch of DNA TTCGGGAGCGGGATCGTCGCGCACGTGGCGTTCGCCGACCCGGTCTGCCCGGAAGCGCGCGGCGTGCTGCTCGACGCCGCGCGGCGCGAGGGGGCGACGGCGCACGACGGCGGGGCGTACCTCTGCATGGAGGGCCCCGCGTTCTCGACCCGCGCGGAGTCGAGGCTGTACCGCTCCTGGGGAGTCGAGGTGATCGGGATGACGAATCTCCAGGAAGCGAAGCTGTCCCGGGAGGCGGAGATCTGCTACGCCACCCTCGCCCTCGTCACCGATTTCGACTGCTGGCACGAGGAGGAGGAGGACGTGTCGATCGGCGCCGTTCTCGAGAACCTCCGCGCGAACGCCCGGCTCGCCGCGGCGATCCTGAGGCGGGCCGCGATCGAGCTGCCCGTCGAGCGGCTCGCCTGCGGCTGCGGCCGGGCCCTCGAGCGCGCGATCATCACCCGCCGCGACGCGATTCCCGCCGAGGCGAGGGATCGGCTGCGGCCGCTCGTCGGGCGATACCTCGACTGAGCGGGAGGC from Terriglobia bacterium encodes:
- the mtnP gene encoding S-methyl-5'-thioadenosine phosphorylase; translated protein: MSGARRARIGILGGSGLYDLAGLDGSEDVRLDTPFGPPSDAFRLGTIDGREVAFLARHGRDHHLLPSEINYRANVYGFKLMGVERILSASAVGSMKETIRPRDVVLPDQFVDRTRGRASTFFGSGIVAHVAFADPVCPEARGVLLDAARREGATAHDGGAYLCMEGPAFSTRAESRLYRSWGVEVIGMTNLQEAKLSREAEICYATLALVTDFDCWHEEEEDVSIGAVLENLRANARLAAAILRRAAIELPVERLACGCGRALERAIITRRDAIPAEARDRLRPLVGRYLD